One genomic region from uncultured Subdoligranulum sp. encodes:
- a CDS encoding HAD-IC family P-type ATPase, translating to MAATNGLTAAQVEERRRQGKVNTPPQSPTKTVGQIVRDNLCTYFNLVFVVLAVMLGSVGSWLNMGFLGVVVCNTLIGIAQQLRAKKTIDELTLVSARRVRCLRDGRWVSCLSEALVQDDVVAFGAGDQIVADAVVLEGQAQVNESLITGEERAVPKGPGAALRSGSFLVAGHCTARLTRVGAESYASKLTAAAQADGHKVAKGEMMRSLDKLIQAIGLGLVPVGVALFWKQHGVLALDLRSSVEGTVAALIGMIPEGLYLLTSVALAIGMLRLARRRVLTQDMNCIETLARVDVLCMDKTGTITESAMEAQEPFLLGGASQAAVREILNSYYRAEEPDNDTGRALKARFGGGGKPWPVTGQVPFQTAYKYSAKSFGKEGVYLVGAPDILAGSRLSEFRAQLEPMLAQGRRVLLLARCRGPLPDPAKPLDPTQLDFLALLPLENRIRATAPDTIRYFAQQGVALKVISGDEPRAVSHVAAAAGIAGAERWVDAATLDSDEKLAKAAGQSVVFGRVTPEQKRKLVHALQRAGHTVAMVGDGVNDVLALKDADCGIAMASGAQAASQVAQLVLLDSDFAALPQVVAEGRRVINNIQRSASLFLVKNIFSLLLSLAALCLPLTYPFQPLQLSLLSAVTIGLPSFVLALEPNYELVRGKFMHNVLHDALPGGVTDFLLVFVAQGFAWAFGLSGEALGTISTLLVLETGLIVLFRVCHPFTPLRWALWGGCTVLGLGGAVLFAPWLELIPLSPGETLILAVLAALALPMLRCTARAVDALWQKGRQLRAAHKQA from the coding sequence ATGGCTGCAACCAACGGGCTGACGGCGGCCCAGGTGGAAGAGCGCCGCCGCCAGGGCAAAGTGAATACGCCGCCCCAGTCGCCCACCAAGACGGTGGGGCAGATCGTGCGGGACAACCTGTGCACCTACTTCAACCTGGTGTTTGTGGTGCTGGCCGTCATGCTGGGGTCGGTGGGGTCCTGGCTGAACATGGGGTTCCTGGGGGTGGTGGTCTGCAACACCCTCATCGGCATTGCCCAGCAGCTGCGGGCCAAAAAAACCATCGATGAACTGACGCTGGTCTCCGCCCGCAGGGTGCGCTGTCTGCGGGACGGCCGGTGGGTATCCTGCCTGTCGGAGGCGCTGGTGCAGGACGACGTGGTGGCCTTCGGGGCGGGGGACCAGATCGTGGCGGACGCCGTGGTGCTGGAAGGCCAGGCCCAGGTGAACGAATCGCTGATCACCGGCGAGGAGCGGGCGGTGCCCAAAGGGCCGGGGGCGGCGCTGCGGTCGGGCAGTTTCCTGGTGGCGGGGCACTGCACGGCCCGGCTGACCCGGGTGGGGGCGGAGAGCTACGCCAGCAAGCTGACGGCAGCCGCCCAGGCGGACGGCCACAAGGTGGCCAAGGGCGAGATGATGCGCTCGCTGGACAAGCTGATCCAGGCCATCGGGCTGGGGCTGGTCCCGGTGGGGGTGGCGCTGTTCTGGAAGCAGCACGGGGTGCTGGCGCTGGATCTGCGCAGCTCGGTGGAGGGCACCGTGGCGGCGCTCATCGGCATGATTCCCGAGGGGCTCTATCTGCTCACCAGTGTGGCGCTGGCCATCGGCATGCTGCGGCTGGCGAGGCGGCGGGTGCTGACCCAGGACATGAACTGCATCGAGACGCTGGCCCGGGTGGATGTGCTGTGCATGGACAAGACCGGCACCATCACCGAGAGCGCCATGGAGGCACAGGAGCCCTTCCTGCTGGGGGGAGCCTCCCAGGCGGCTGTCCGGGAGATTCTCAATAGCTACTACCGTGCCGAGGAGCCGGACAACGACACCGGGCGGGCGCTAAAGGCGCGGTTCGGCGGGGGAGGCAAACCCTGGCCGGTGACGGGGCAGGTTCCCTTCCAGACGGCCTACAAGTACAGCGCCAAGTCCTTCGGCAAGGAGGGGGTCTACCTGGTGGGTGCCCCCGACATTCTGGCGGGCAGCCGCCTGTCGGAATTCCGGGCGCAGCTGGAACCGATGCTGGCTCAGGGGCGCCGGGTGCTGCTGCTGGCCCGCTGCCGGGGGCCGCTGCCCGACCCCGCAAAGCCCCTGGACCCGACGCAGCTGGATTTCCTCGCCCTGCTGCCGCTGGAAAACCGCATCCGGGCCACCGCCCCCGACACCATCCGGTATTTTGCGCAGCAGGGGGTGGCGCTGAAGGTGATTTCCGGCGACGAGCCCCGGGCGGTGAGCCATGTGGCCGCCGCGGCGGGCATTGCGGGGGCGGAGCGGTGGGTGGACGCCGCCACCCTGGACAGCGATGAAAAGCTGGCAAAGGCCGCCGGACAGAGCGTGGTGTTCGGGCGGGTGACGCCGGAACAGAAGCGCAAACTGGTTCACGCCCTGCAGCGGGCGGGCCACACGGTGGCCATGGTGGGGGACGGCGTCAACGATGTGCTGGCCCTCAAGGACGCCGACTGCGGCATCGCCATGGCCTCGGGGGCCCAGGCGGCCAGCCAGGTGGCCCAGCTGGTGCTGCTGGATTCGGACTTTGCTGCCCTGCCCCAGGTGGTGGCCGAGGGGCGCCGGGTCATCAACAACATCCAGCGCTCGGCGTCGCTGTTTCTCGTGAAAAACATCTTCTCGCTGCTGCTCAGCCTGGCGGCACTCTGCCTGCCGCTGACCTATCCCTTCCAGCCGCTCCAGCTTTCGCTGCTGTCGGCGGTGACCATCGGGCTGCCCTCCTTCGTGCTGGCGCTGGAACCCAACTACGAGCTGGTGCGGGGCAAGTTCATGCACAATGTGCTCCACGATGCCCTCCCCGGCGGCGTGACGGACTTTCTTTTGGTGTTCGTGGCCCAGGGCTTTGCCTGGGCGTTCGGACTTTCCGGTGAGGCGCTGGGCACCATCAGCACGCTGCTGGTGCTGGAAACCGGTCTCATCGTGCTGTTCAGGGTCTGCCATCCCTTCACGCCGCTGCGCTGGGCGCTGTGGGGCGGCTGCACGGTGCTGGGGCTGGGCGGTGCAGTGCTGTTCGCCCCCTGGCTGGAACTGATCCCTCTTTCGCCGGGGGAAACGCTGATTCTGGCGGTGCTGGCGGCGCTGGCCCTGCCGATGCTGCGCTGCACGGCCCGGGCGGTGGATGCCCTGTGGCAAAAGGGGCGGCAGCTGCGCGCGGCACACAAACAGGCATAA
- a CDS encoding FprA family A-type flavoprotein, which translates to MEITKDILYVGVNDHDVDLFEGQYKVPNGMAYNSYLIQDEKVAVMDSVDAHFTDAWLTNIAAILGGRTPDYLVVQHMEPDHSGSVYAFAQAYPEAKIVASSKAVAIMQQFFDIDFTSRSVIVKEGDTLELGKHTLHFVTAPMVHWPEVIMTYDAADKVLFSADAFGKFGALDVEEPWLPEARRYYIGIVGKYGMQVQAVLKKAAGLDIETVCSLHGPVLHKEQLADVLAAYDTWSAYRPETEGVLVAYSSIYGHTKQAAEELGDKLRANGVDVTVMDLARCDMAEAVAQAFRYSKLVLASPTYNGEVFPFTRSFIEHLTERNYQNRTVAIIENGTWAPTAGRVMRKMLENSKNLTILDETVSIKSALNEASRAQLDALVAALSK; encoded by the coding sequence ATGGAAATCACCAAGGATATTTTGTACGTAGGCGTCAACGATCATGACGTGGACCTGTTCGAAGGGCAGTACAAGGTGCCCAACGGCATGGCATACAATTCCTATCTGATTCAGGACGAGAAAGTGGCAGTCATGGATTCCGTTGACGCCCATTTTACCGATGCCTGGCTGACCAACATTGCGGCAATCCTGGGCGGCCGCACGCCGGATTACCTGGTGGTGCAGCACATGGAGCCCGACCATTCCGGCTCGGTGTACGCCTTTGCCCAGGCCTACCCGGAGGCGAAGATCGTGGCTTCCTCCAAGGCTGTCGCCATCATGCAGCAGTTCTTTGACATCGACTTCACCAGCCGCAGCGTCATCGTCAAGGAAGGGGACACCCTGGAGCTGGGCAAGCATACCCTGCACTTTGTCACCGCCCCCATGGTGCACTGGCCGGAAGTCATCATGACCTATGACGCCGCCGACAAGGTGCTGTTCAGCGCCGACGCCTTCGGCAAGTTCGGCGCCCTGGATGTGGAGGAGCCCTGGCTGCCCGAAGCCCGCCGTTACTACATCGGCATTGTGGGCAAGTACGGCATGCAGGTGCAGGCTGTGCTGAAGAAGGCTGCCGGCCTGGACATCGAGACGGTCTGCTCGCTCCATGGCCCGGTGCTGCACAAGGAGCAGCTGGCCGACGTGCTGGCGGCCTACGATACCTGGAGCGCCTACCGTCCCGAGACGGAGGGCGTGCTGGTGGCCTACAGCTCCATTTACGGCCACACCAAGCAGGCGGCCGAGGAGCTGGGCGACAAGCTGCGCGCCAACGGCGTGGACGTGACGGTGATGGATCTGGCCCGCTGTGATATGGCCGAGGCGGTGGCCCAGGCGTTCCGCTACAGCAAGCTGGTGCTGGCCTCTCCGACGTACAACGGCGAGGTCTTCCCGTTCACCCGCAGCTTCATCGAGCATCTCACCGAGCGCAATTACCAGAACCGCACGGTGGCCATCATCGAGAACGGCACCTGGGCGCCCACGGCCGGCCGTGTGATGCGCAAGATGCTGGAGAACAGCAAGAACCTGACCATCCTGGATGAGACGGTCAGCATCAAGAGCGCGCTGAACGAGGCGAGCCGTGCCCAGCTGGATGCCCTGGTGGCCGCGCTGAGCAAGTAA
- a CDS encoding SH3 domain-containing protein, with product MKRCTLLLSLCLLLCACTPAPGESAPPPDATAGAQTAETAETATGESAGASTTLPAGLEPLDRGVLDYDNIRLVCRFSVWNEPAPGYFTASRDGQWGLLRNDGSEVLPCTFDRPVALCSDGAPRYPAWILSKGDTDAAYWEETSWYLASIGEGMVCDMAHCGPGYEYYLWLTDRGQMCAYIGSLGPSLPTHIAPAQQADYSNCFPTRDAVLVSEEWGEVPDQYQEETYRYRTIDGTPLNNYEYQQAQPFLDGALLAAAKRGSRWVYLDQQGREVTAPAYEGVYSDIWNGNFLASPLLNGYAAVCRDGRYGLLDSAGQEFVPCAYDGLAWDGRLGWIKLADGWHGFTVPSAPAASAAPEGADTWDPLQHVPIDLVFPDICQPERYQPTYRTISYDNLNVRAGPGVDYDKVDSLPPGSPVTQLGRSSATDGWIFVAWQDRPLGWVSTEYLK from the coding sequence ATGAAGCGCTGTACGCTGCTTTTGTCCCTGTGTCTGCTGCTCTGTGCCTGTACCCCCGCTCCCGGGGAATCCGCCCCGCCGCCGGACGCGACGGCGGGCGCCCAGACCGCCGAAACCGCCGAGACTGCCACCGGGGAGAGTGCCGGGGCCAGTACCACGCTGCCCGCCGGGTTGGAACCCCTGGACCGGGGGGTGCTGGACTATGACAACATCCGGCTGGTCTGCCGGTTTTCCGTCTGGAACGAACCGGCCCCCGGCTACTTCACCGCCAGCCGGGACGGCCAGTGGGGCCTGCTGCGCAACGACGGCAGCGAGGTGCTGCCCTGCACCTTCGACCGGCCGGTGGCGCTTTGTTCCGACGGCGCGCCGCGCTATCCCGCCTGGATTCTGAGCAAGGGGGATACCGACGCAGCCTACTGGGAGGAGACTTCCTGGTATCTTGCCTCCATCGGGGAGGGGATGGTCTGCGACATGGCCCACTGCGGCCCCGGGTATGAGTACTATCTCTGGCTGACCGACCGCGGCCAGATGTGCGCCTACATCGGCAGTCTGGGGCCCAGCCTGCCCACCCACATTGCGCCGGCACAGCAGGCAGATTACAGCAACTGTTTTCCCACCCGGGACGCCGTGCTGGTGAGCGAGGAGTGGGGCGAGGTGCCCGACCAGTACCAGGAGGAAACCTACCGCTACCGCACCATCGACGGCACACCGCTGAACAACTACGAATACCAGCAGGCACAGCCCTTCCTGGACGGCGCTTTGCTGGCGGCGGCCAAGCGGGGCAGCCGGTGGGTCTATCTGGACCAGCAGGGCCGGGAGGTCACCGCCCCTGCCTACGAAGGGGTCTACAGCGATATCTGGAACGGCAATTTCCTGGCTTCCCCCCTGCTCAACGGCTATGCGGCGGTCTGCCGGGACGGCCGGTACGGCCTGCTGGACAGCGCCGGCCAGGAGTTCGTCCCCTGCGCCTACGACGGCCTTGCCTGGGACGGACGGCTGGGGTGGATCAAGCTGGCCGACGGCTGGCATGGCTTCACGGTGCCCAGCGCCCCCGCCGCCAGCGCAGCCCCCGAAGGGGCCGACACCTGGGACCCGCTGCAGCACGTTCCCATTGATCTGGTATTTCCCGATATCTGCCAGCCCGAGCGGTACCAGCCCACCTACCGGACCATCTCCTACGACAACCTGAACGTCCGCGCCGGTCCCGGTGTGGACTATGACAAGGTGGACAGTCTGCCGCCCGGGTCCCCCGTAACCCAGCTGGGGCGCAGCAGCGCCACGGACGGCTGGATCTTCGTAGCCTGGCAGGACCGTCCGCTGGGCTGGGTCAGCACCGAATACCTGAAATAG
- a CDS encoding UDP-glucose--hexose-1-phosphate uridylyltransferase: protein MAMNEMDRNALTPEQRDARLALDVERLLRFGRKHKLIKDLDVLVARNTLLDLLALQAPSDSKPPKENPETPAALLDEMVELASQKDLFDGTVPQYRINFETRLMGALMPRESEVCKKFKKLYERKGAKAATDWFYDLCVVSNYIRTTQIAKNIQWNSASPYGDLEITINLTKPEKDPKTIALERLQPKSGYPACMLCKENIGYAGRINFPARQTHRIVPITLAGQQFYLQYSPYAYFHEHCIMLHETHKPMEMDRQTLAEIFDFVSQFPHYTCGSNADLPIVGGSILSHSHFQGGRYVFPMQKASIAVPMTDIRYPGVRAGILNWPVSTVRLIGRSSQQTQIVANNILTAWRNYSDESVGILSHTGDTLHNTVTPILHYDEKDGYILDLALRNNRTSEEYPDGIFHPHKEYHNIKKENIGLIEVMGLAILPARLKDQGAQIAEILSGQRPNTSREEGSPLAVHADWIDQLIAKYGTSMAPQEANNAVKQEIGTVFSHVLENAGVFKQDRNGQDAFLRFMQSVGFRAL from the coding sequence ATGGCAATGAACGAAATGGACCGCAACGCCTTGACTCCGGAACAGCGCGACGCCCGTCTGGCTTTGGACGTGGAGCGGCTGCTGCGTTTTGGACGCAAGCACAAACTCATCAAGGACCTGGATGTGCTGGTGGCGCGCAACACGCTGCTGGATCTTCTGGCCCTGCAGGCTCCCAGCGACAGCAAACCGCCCAAGGAGAACCCCGAGACGCCCGCTGCCCTGCTGGATGAGATGGTGGAATTGGCCTCCCAGAAAGATCTGTTTGACGGCACGGTGCCCCAGTACCGCATCAACTTCGAGACCCGCCTGATGGGCGCCCTGATGCCCCGGGAGAGCGAAGTCTGCAAGAAGTTCAAGAAACTCTACGAGCGCAAGGGCGCCAAGGCGGCCACCGACTGGTTCTACGACCTGTGCGTCGTCTCCAACTACATCCGCACGACCCAGATCGCCAAGAACATCCAGTGGAATTCCGCCAGCCCCTACGGCGATCTGGAGATCACCATCAACCTGACCAAGCCGGAAAAGGACCCCAAAACCATCGCCCTGGAGCGGCTGCAGCCCAAGTCCGGCTACCCCGCCTGCATGCTCTGCAAGGAGAACATCGGCTATGCCGGGCGCATCAACTTCCCGGCCCGCCAGACCCACCGCATCGTACCCATCACGCTGGCCGGCCAGCAGTTCTACCTGCAGTACAGCCCCTACGCCTACTTCCATGAGCACTGCATCATGCTCCACGAGACCCACAAGCCCATGGAGATGGACCGCCAGACCCTGGCGGAGATCTTCGACTTTGTCTCCCAGTTCCCCCACTACACCTGCGGCTCCAACGCCGACCTGCCCATCGTGGGCGGCAGCATCCTGAGCCACAGCCACTTCCAGGGCGGCCGCTACGTCTTCCCCATGCAGAAGGCTTCCATCGCCGTCCCCATGACCGATATCCGCTATCCCGGTGTCCGGGCCGGTATCCTCAACTGGCCGGTGTCCACCGTGCGGCTGATCGGCCGCAGCAGCCAGCAGACCCAGATCGTGGCCAACAACATCCTCACCGCCTGGCGCAACTACAGCGACGAGAGCGTGGGCATCCTCTCCCATACCGGGGATACCCTCCACAACACCGTCACCCCCATCCTGCACTACGATGAGAAGGACGGCTACATCCTGGACCTGGCGCTGCGCAACAACCGCACCAGCGAGGAATACCCCGACGGCATCTTCCATCCCCACAAGGAATACCACAACATCAAGAAGGAAAACATCGGCCTCATTGAGGTCATGGGTCTGGCCATCCTGCCCGCCCGCCTGAAGGACCAGGGCGCCCAGATTGCCGAGATCCTGTCCGGCCAGCGCCCCAACACCAGCCGGGAGGAGGGCTCTCCCCTGGCGGTCCACGCCGACTGGATTGACCAGCTGATCGCCAAATACGGCACCTCCATGGCTCCCCAGGAGGCCAACAACGCCGTCAAGCAGGAGATCGGCACCGTCTTCAGCCACGTGCTGGAGAACGCCGGCGTCTTCAAACAGGACCGCAATGGCCAGGATGCCTTCCTGCGCTTCATGCAGAGCGTGGGCTTCCGGGCTCTGTGA
- a CDS encoding sugar phosphate nucleotidyltransferase: protein MKTALVIMAAGIGSRFGGGIKQLAAVGPNGEIIMDYSIHDAIEAGFDKIVFIIRHDIEEAFKEAIGDRIEATCKALGVETAYAFQALEDVPAGFSVPEGRTKPWGTGQAVLACKGILQEPFAVINADDYYGKEAFVQLHDFLQGYDPAQPGKLCMAGFVLKNTLSDNGAVTRGICQMNDEHYLTGVLETSGIEKTADGAAAGGKSIDINSLVSMNMWGLTPAFVDLLESGFVEFFEKSAPANPLKAEYLLPIYIDELLQAGKVSVKVLPTHDKWFGVTYAEDKQIVIDSFAKLVADGVYRKDLFSDLKK from the coding sequence ATGAAAACGGCACTGGTAATCATGGCGGCCGGCATCGGCTCCCGCTTCGGCGGCGGCATCAAACAGCTGGCGGCTGTCGGCCCCAACGGCGAGATCATCATGGACTATTCCATCCACGATGCCATCGAGGCCGGTTTTGACAAGATCGTCTTCATCATCCGTCACGACATCGAGGAGGCCTTCAAGGAGGCCATCGGCGACCGCATCGAGGCCACCTGCAAGGCGCTGGGCGTGGAAACGGCCTACGCCTTCCAGGCGCTGGAGGATGTGCCCGCCGGTTTCTCCGTGCCCGAGGGACGCACCAAGCCCTGGGGCACCGGCCAGGCCGTGCTGGCCTGCAAGGGCATCCTGCAGGAGCCCTTTGCGGTGATCAACGCCGACGACTACTACGGCAAGGAAGCCTTTGTGCAGCTGCACGACTTCCTGCAGGGGTATGATCCCGCCCAGCCCGGCAAGCTCTGCATGGCCGGTTTTGTGCTGAAGAACACCCTCAGCGACAACGGCGCCGTGACCCGGGGCATCTGCCAGATGAACGACGAGCACTACCTGACCGGCGTGCTGGAGACCAGCGGCATCGAAAAGACCGCCGACGGCGCCGCGGCCGGCGGCAAGTCCATCGATATCAACAGTCTGGTATCCATGAACATGTGGGGCCTGACCCCCGCCTTCGTGGACCTGCTGGAGTCCGGCTTCGTGGAGTTCTTCGAGAAATCCGCCCCGGCCAACCCGCTGAAGGCCGAGTACCTGCTGCCCATCTACATCGACGAATTGCTGCAGGCCGGCAAGGTCAGCGTCAAGGTGCTGCCCACCCACGACAAGTGGTTCGGCGTCACCTACGCCGAGGACAAGCAGATTGTCATTGACAGTTTTGCCAAGCTGGTGGCCGACGGTGTCTACCGCAAGGACCTGTTCAGCGACCTGAAAAAATAA
- a CDS encoding RING finger protein, which translates to MARYTGNHCPVCEQVFTDDDDIVVCPDCGTPYHRACWQKVGACLHQSEHAAGFEWQPEFGPEAEAAAHAAICPNCGTHNEPGSARCSHCGVPLPRPDEPPREQPSASEENGPIYARRPGAYTPGSDSTRSAAGPHIDAYGAGADGTIYRREVGPEDAIDGIKAKHWAIFLGRSPMYYLMQFFRMSETRRRITFSFSAFFFGPAYLLYRKMWREGILTGILSVLFYLPGLLDVVAYYNPGFFGSLPVGWLPAAATLGEIANWALRVVLALFAVSWYEKHAKNRIETVCSRCPEGPERTQELSRSGGTNVLAAILYFALVGLVEVAFLYMAGPSLINLLFYDMRW; encoded by the coding sequence ATGGCACGTTACACTGGAAATCACTGTCCTGTCTGCGAACAGGTCTTTACCGACGATGACGACATCGTCGTTTGCCCCGACTGCGGCACCCCCTATCACCGGGCCTGCTGGCAGAAGGTCGGCGCCTGCCTGCATCAGTCAGAGCACGCGGCCGGCTTTGAGTGGCAGCCGGAATTCGGCCCCGAAGCCGAGGCGGCGGCCCATGCAGCCATCTGCCCCAACTGCGGCACCCACAACGAGCCGGGTTCGGCCCGCTGCAGCCACTGCGGTGTGCCGCTGCCCCGCCCCGACGAACCGCCCCGGGAGCAGCCCTCCGCCTCGGAGGAAAACGGCCCCATCTATGCCCGGCGTCCCGGCGCCTACACCCCCGGGAGTGACAGCACCCGCTCGGCCGCGGGCCCTCACATCGACGCCTACGGCGCCGGGGCGGACGGCACCATCTACCGCCGGGAGGTGGGCCCCGAGGATGCCATCGACGGCATCAAGGCCAAGCACTGGGCCATCTTCCTGGGCCGGTCGCCCATGTACTATCTGATGCAGTTTTTCCGCATGAGCGAGACCCGCCGGCGCATCACCTTCTCCTTCTCGGCCTTCTTCTTCGGGCCCGCCTATCTTCTCTACCGCAAGATGTGGCGGGAGGGCATCCTCACCGGCATTCTCTCGGTGCTCTTCTATCTGCCCGGGCTGCTGGACGTGGTGGCCTACTATAACCCCGGCTTCTTCGGTTCGTTGCCGGTGGGCTGGCTGCCCGCCGCCGCCACCTTGGGTGAGATCGCCAACTGGGCGCTGCGCGTGGTGCTGGCCCTCTTTGCGGTGTCCTGGTACGAAAAACACGCCAAGAACCGCATCGAGACGGTCTGCAGCCGCTGCCCCGAGGGGCCGGAGCGCACCCAGGAGCTTTCCCGCAGCGGCGGCACCAACGTGCTGGCGGCTATCCTGTACTTCGCGCTGGTGGGCCTGGTGGAGGTTGCCTTCCTTTATATGGCAGGCCCCTCGCTGATTAATCTGCTGTTCTACGACATGCGCTGGTAA
- the prfB gene encoding peptide chain release factor 2, with protein MITIDELKAKLGGMKTSVDDLRDALSIEASEKRLAELEHQMTLPGFYDDQAKSQKVISEMGEVKNKLERFGKLSTQYEEAETLLEMIEEENDPSLASEGEQAVEGVEKAIDELQLMTMLNGEYDHNNAILTFHAGTGGTEAQDWAEMLYRMYTRWAEAHGYSVEVLDVLDGDEAGIKSASMMIKGANAYGMLKSENGVHRLVRISPFDANARRQTSFASLEVMPELNDNIQVEINPADIEMQVYRSSGAGGQHINKTSSAVRLIHKPTGIVTSCQTQRSQLQNREYAMEMMKAKLYQIALQQHKEKIDDIKGVQNEIAWGHQIRSYVFMPYTLVKDHRTNYESGNVQAVMDGDLDGFIYAYLKASSRGELQDV; from the coding sequence ATGATCACCATTGACGAACTGAAAGCAAAACTCGGGGGAATGAAGACCTCGGTGGACGATCTGCGGGATGCGCTCTCCATCGAAGCCAGCGAAAAGCGGCTGGCGGAGCTGGAACACCAGATGACGCTGCCCGGATTCTACGATGACCAGGCCAAGAGCCAGAAGGTCATCAGCGAGATGGGCGAAGTCAAGAACAAGCTGGAGCGTTTCGGCAAGCTGTCCACCCAGTACGAGGAGGCCGAGACCCTGCTGGAGATGATCGAGGAGGAGAACGACCCCTCCCTGGCCAGCGAGGGCGAGCAGGCCGTGGAGGGCGTGGAGAAGGCCATCGACGAGCTGCAGCTCATGACGATGCTCAACGGCGAGTATGACCACAACAACGCCATTCTGACCTTCCATGCCGGCACCGGCGGCACCGAGGCCCAGGACTGGGCCGAGATGCTCTACCGCATGTACACCCGCTGGGCGGAGGCCCACGGCTACAGCGTGGAGGTGCTGGACGTGCTGGACGGCGACGAGGCGGGCATCAAGTCTGCCTCCATGATGATCAAGGGTGCCAACGCCTACGGCATGCTCAAGAGCGAGAACGGCGTGCACCGTCTGGTGCGCATCAGTCCCTTTGACGCCAATGCCCGCCGCCAGACCAGCTTTGCCAGCCTGGAGGTCATGCCGGAACTGAACGACAACATCCAGGTGGAGATCAACCCGGCGGATATCGAGATGCAGGTCTACCGTTCTTCGGGTGCCGGCGGCCAGCACATCAACAAGACCTCCTCGGCGGTGCGCCTGATCCACAAGCCCACCGGCATTGTGACCAGCTGCCAGACCCAGCGCAGCCAGCTGCAGAACCGCGAGTACGCCATGGAGATGATGAAGGCCAAGCTCTACCAGATCGCGCTGCAGCAGCATAAGGAGAAGATCGACGACATCAAGGGCGTCCAGAACGAGATCGCCTGGGGCCATCAGATCCGCAGCTATGTCTTCATGCCCTACACGCTGGTGAAGGACCACCGCACCAACTACGAGAGCGGCAACGTGCAGGCTGTGATGGACGGCGACCTGGACGGCTTCATCTACGCCTACCTGAAGGCCAGTTCCCGCGGCGAACTGCAGGACGTGTAA
- a CDS encoding RnfABCDGE type electron transport complex subunit B has translation MNPIVFAIVVLVVLGLIGGFILVLASKFMAVYEDPRIAQVTECLAGANCGGCGYAGCADYAKAIVEDGAPTYKCAPGGDKATDAINRIMGAEETDRPSMRATVICAGGENCGKRFDYKGIQTCAAAAAVAGGPSACSYGCLGLGDCTRACKFDAIHVVKGVAVVDRSKCTGCTACTAVCPRKVIQMKPIAPQPAVKCSNKDKGALVNKTCKVGCIACGLCVRNCPQQAIFLKDNVAVIDYTKCNGCGTCATKCPKKAIQWVESAPRPMDAEVPAPEVR, from the coding sequence ATGAACCCGATCGTATTTGCTATCGTGGTGCTGGTGGTGCTGGGCCTGATCGGCGGCTTTATTCTGGTGCTGGCCTCCAAGTTCATGGCGGTGTATGAGGACCCGCGCATCGCCCAGGTGACCGAATGCCTGGCCGGTGCCAACTGCGGCGGCTGTGGCTATGCCGGCTGTGCCGACTACGCCAAGGCCATCGTGGAGGACGGCGCGCCCACCTACAAGTGCGCTCCCGGCGGCGACAAAGCCACCGACGCCATCAACCGCATCATGGGCGCCGAGGAGACCGACCGTCCCAGCATGCGGGCCACGGTGATTTGTGCCGGCGGCGAGAACTGCGGCAAGCGGTTCGACTACAAGGGCATCCAGACCTGCGCCGCCGCGGCAGCGGTGGCCGGCGGCCCCAGCGCCTGCTCCTACGGCTGCCTGGGCCTGGGGGACTGCACCCGCGCCTGCAAGTTTGACGCCATCCATGTGGTCAAGGGTGTGGCGGTTGTGGACCGCAGCAAGTGCACCGGCTGCACAGCCTGCACGGCGGTCTGCCCGCGCAAGGTCATCCAGATGAAGCCCATTGCCCCCCAGCCCGCCGTCAAGTGCTCCAACAAGGACAAGGGCGCCCTGGTCAACAAGACCTGCAAGGTGGGCTGTATTGCCTGTGGGCTGTGCGTGCGCAACTGCCCGCAGCAGGCCATCTTCCTCAAGGACAACGTGGCTGTTATCGACTACACCAAGTGCAATGGCTGCGGTACCTGTGCGACCAAGTGCCCCAAGAAAGCCATCCAGTGGGTGGAAAGCGCCCCCCGTCCCATGGACGCAGAGGTGCCGGCCCCCGAGGTGCGCTGA